One Chaetodon trifascialis isolate fChaTrf1 chromosome 12, fChaTrf1.hap1, whole genome shotgun sequence DNA window includes the following coding sequences:
- the c1ql2 gene encoding complement C1q-like protein 2, with translation MVLALIIAIPLLVQTSKTDAHYEMMGTCRMICDPYNPKPSATALEVMQDLSAIPSPSFVQGTKGEPGRPGKPGPRGPPGEPGPPGPRGPPGDRGDSGKSGYPGVVGTARTETGGDLGSAIGGAKIAFYVGLKNPHEGYEVLRFDDVVTNLGNHYDPITGKFTCQVSGIYYFTYHVLMRGGDGTSMWADLCKNGQVRASAIAQDADQNYDYASNSVVLHLDSGDEIYVKLDGGKAHGGNNNKYSTFSGFLLYPD, from the exons ATGGTTTTGGCTCTCATCATCGCGATCCCCCTGCTGGTCCAAACTTCCAAGACCGATGCGCACTACGAGATGATGGGCACCTGTCGGATGATCTGTGACCCGTACAACCCCAAGCCGAGCGCCACGGCTCTGGAGGTCATGCAGGACCTGAGCGCCATCCCCTCCCCGTCCTTTGTTCAAGGGACTAAAGGCGAGCCGGGTCGGCCGGGTAAACCCGGGCCGAGGGGCCCGCCAGGCGAACCGGGGCCACCCGGTCCGAGAGGACCGCCGGGGGACAGAGGGGACTCTGGAAAGTCGGGGTATCCTGGGGTAGTGGGCACGGCGCGGACCGAGACCGGTGGAGACCTGGGCTCTGCCATCGGCGGGGCGAAGATCGCGTTTTACGTGGGTCTGAAAAACCCTCACGAGGGATACGAAGTGTTGAGGTTCGACGACGTCGTCACGAACCTGGGGAACCACTACGACCCGATAACCGGCAAGTTCACGTGCCAAGTGTCTGGGATTTACTACTTCACCTACCATGTGCTGATGCGCGGTGGAGACGGGACAAGCATGTGGGCAGACCTGTGCAAAAACGGACAG GTCCGAGCCAGCGCCATAGCGCAGGACGCCGACCAGAACTACGACTACGCCAGCAACAGCGTCGTCCTGCATCTGGACTCCGGGGACGAGATTTATGTCAAACTGGACGGCGGCAAAGCGCACGgcggaaacaacaacaaatacagcaCGTTTTCCGGTTTCCTTTTGTACCCGGACTAA
- the steap3 gene encoding metalloreductase STEAP3 isoform X1 produces METDMNAPLLAGGASDASEPPPRLPEGPVIGIIGSGDFSRSLAIRLVAGGFRVVVGSRDPSRVPRGLFPDRAELRSQREAADSAERVVFAALYPEHYHTLVGLREQLAGKVLVDVSNAAGLNRREQSNAERLAELFPKSRVVKGFNVVSAWALQTGAHDGSRQVLVCSDCSDSKAAVLQLARRLGFSPVDLGGLCASGDIEEAPLLLFPSWGGPMLATFLLFLFFYGYNFLRQVLLPYLDRGQNNFQQLPLVTVNQTLPAVALVTLAAVYLPGLLAAVLQLTRGTKYKRFPDWLDRWLCGRKQLGLLSFLCAALHAVYSMCLTLRRTAGQAAQNAADRQVKAAVGNSLVEQQVWRSDLYLSSGILGFGVLTLLAVTSLPSVGNTLNWREFTFVQSGLGYAALTLSIMHTLFFGWDFAFSPAAYPFYLPPVYLLALVLPCAVLVGRTFLALPCLTSRLTKIRRGWESARHRPPNTQETTEVDPLRACGDI; encoded by the exons ATGGAGACGGACATGAACGCGCCCCTGTTGGCCGGGGGTGCCTCCGACGCCTCAGAGCCCCCGCCCCGCCTCCCAGAAGGCCCCGTGATCGGCATCATCGGCTCCGGAGACTTCTCCCGCTCGCTGGCGATCCGGCTGGTGGCCGGGGGTTTCAGGGTGGTGGTGGGCAGCCGCGACCCGAGCCGCGTTCCCAGGGGTCTGTTTCCTGACAGGGCGGAGCTGCGGTCACAGAGGGAGGCGGCGGACAGCGCAGAGAGGGTGGTGTTCGCCGCACTCTACCCAGAACACTACCACACCCTGGTGGGGCTGAGGGAGCAGCTGGCCGGGAAGGTGCTGGTGGACGTCAGCAACGCTGCCGGGCTGAACCGCAGGGAGCAGTCGAACGCCGAGAGGCTGGCGGAGCTCTTCCCGAAGAGCCGCGTGGTGAAGGGGTTCAACGTCGTGTCCGCGTGGGCGCTGCAGACTGGAGCCCATGATGGaagcagacag GTGCTGGTCTGCAGCGACTGCTCTGACTCCAAAGCCGCGGTGCTGCAGCTGGCCCGTCGCCTGGGCTTCAGCCCCGTGGACCTGGGGGGTCTGTGTGCATCTGGAGACATCGAGGAGGCgccgctcctcctcttcccttcctGGGGAGGCCCCATGTTGgccaccttcctcctcttcctcttcttctatgGTTACAACTTCCTGAGGCAGGTACTGCTGCCCTACCTCGATCGAGGACAGAACAACTTCCAGCAGCTCCCGCTGGTGACGGTGAACCAGACGCTGCCGGCTGTTGCCCTGGTTACGCTGGCTGCCGTCTACCTGCCAG gtcTGCTGGCGGCGGTCTTGCAGTTGACCAGAGGAACCAAATATAAGCGTTTTCCTGATTGGCTGGACCGCTGGCTGTGCGGGCGGAAGCAGCTGGGCCTGCTGAGCTTCCTCTGCGCCGCACTGCACGCCGTGTACAGCATGTGTCTGACGCTGCGGAGGACTGCGGGACAGGCGGCGCAGAATGCAGCTGACCGCCAG GTGAAAGCTGCTGTAGGGAACTCcttggtggagcagcaggtgtggaGGTCTGACCTTTACCTGTCCTCTGGAATTCTGGGATTCGGAGTCCTCACTCTGCTGGCCGTCACCTCTCTGCCCTCTGTGGGAAATACCCTCAACTGGAGGGAGTTTACATTTGTCCAG tcaggACTCGGTTATGCTGCTTTGACGCTCTCCATCATGCACACTCTGTTCTTCGGCTGGGACTTCGCCTTCTCACCTGCAGCGTATCCTTTCTACCTGCCGCCGGTCTACCTGCTGGCCCTCGTCCTGCCGTGCGCGGTCCTGGTTGGGCGGACCTTCTTGGCTCTGCCGTGTCTGACGTCAAGACTGACGAAGATCCGCAGGGGCTGGGAGAGCGCCAGACACCGGCCCCCAAACACCCAGGAGACGACTGAGGTGGATCCTCTGAGAGCCTGCGGAGACATCTGA
- the steap3 gene encoding metalloreductase STEAP3 isoform X3 yields the protein METDMNAPLLAGGASDASEPPPRLPEGPVIGIIGSGDFSRSLAIRLVAGGFRVVVGSRDPSRVPRGLFPDRAELRSQREAADSAERVVFAALYPEHYHTLVGLREQLAGKVLVDVSNAAGLNRREQSNAERLAELFPKSRVVKGFNVVSAWALQTGAHDGSRQVLVCSDCSDSKAAVLQLARRLGFSPVDLGGLCASGDIEEAPLLLFPSWGGPMLATFLLFLFFYGYNFLRQVLLPYLDRGQNNFQQLPLVTVNQTLPAVALVTLAAVYLPGLLAAVLQLTRGTKYKRFPDWLDRWLCGRKQLGLLSFLCAALHAVYSMCLTLRRTAGQAAQNAADRQVSAGQSGLGYAALTLSIMHTLFFGWDFAFSPAAYPFYLPPVYLLALVLPCAVLVGRTFLALPCLTSRLTKIRRGWESARHRPPNTQETTEVDPLRACGDI from the exons ATGGAGACGGACATGAACGCGCCCCTGTTGGCCGGGGGTGCCTCCGACGCCTCAGAGCCCCCGCCCCGCCTCCCAGAAGGCCCCGTGATCGGCATCATCGGCTCCGGAGACTTCTCCCGCTCGCTGGCGATCCGGCTGGTGGCCGGGGGTTTCAGGGTGGTGGTGGGCAGCCGCGACCCGAGCCGCGTTCCCAGGGGTCTGTTTCCTGACAGGGCGGAGCTGCGGTCACAGAGGGAGGCGGCGGACAGCGCAGAGAGGGTGGTGTTCGCCGCACTCTACCCAGAACACTACCACACCCTGGTGGGGCTGAGGGAGCAGCTGGCCGGGAAGGTGCTGGTGGACGTCAGCAACGCTGCCGGGCTGAACCGCAGGGAGCAGTCGAACGCCGAGAGGCTGGCGGAGCTCTTCCCGAAGAGCCGCGTGGTGAAGGGGTTCAACGTCGTGTCCGCGTGGGCGCTGCAGACTGGAGCCCATGATGGaagcagacag GTGCTGGTCTGCAGCGACTGCTCTGACTCCAAAGCCGCGGTGCTGCAGCTGGCCCGTCGCCTGGGCTTCAGCCCCGTGGACCTGGGGGGTCTGTGTGCATCTGGAGACATCGAGGAGGCgccgctcctcctcttcccttcctGGGGAGGCCCCATGTTGgccaccttcctcctcttcctcttcttctatgGTTACAACTTCCTGAGGCAGGTACTGCTGCCCTACCTCGATCGAGGACAGAACAACTTCCAGCAGCTCCCGCTGGTGACGGTGAACCAGACGCTGCCGGCTGTTGCCCTGGTTACGCTGGCTGCCGTCTACCTGCCAG gtcTGCTGGCGGCGGTCTTGCAGTTGACCAGAGGAACCAAATATAAGCGTTTTCCTGATTGGCTGGACCGCTGGCTGTGCGGGCGGAAGCAGCTGGGCCTGCTGAGCTTCCTCTGCGCCGCACTGCACGCCGTGTACAGCATGTGTCTGACGCTGCGGAGGACTGCGGGACAGGCGGCGCAGAATGCAGCTGACCGCCAGGTGAGCGCCGGCCAG tcaggACTCGGTTATGCTGCTTTGACGCTCTCCATCATGCACACTCTGTTCTTCGGCTGGGACTTCGCCTTCTCACCTGCAGCGTATCCTTTCTACCTGCCGCCGGTCTACCTGCTGGCCCTCGTCCTGCCGTGCGCGGTCCTGGTTGGGCGGACCTTCTTGGCTCTGCCGTGTCTGACGTCAAGACTGACGAAGATCCGCAGGGGCTGGGAGAGCGCCAGACACCGGCCCCCAAACACCCAGGAGACGACTGAGGTGGATCCTCTGAGAGCCTGCGGAGACATCTGA
- the steap3 gene encoding metalloreductase STEAP3 isoform X2 — protein sequence MNAPLLAGGASDASEPPPRLPEGPVIGIIGSGDFSRSLAIRLVAGGFRVVVGSRDPSRVPRGLFPDRAELRSQREAADSAERVVFAALYPEHYHTLVGLREQLAGKVLVDVSNAAGLNRREQSNAERLAELFPKSRVVKGFNVVSAWALQTGAHDGSRQVLVCSDCSDSKAAVLQLARRLGFSPVDLGGLCASGDIEEAPLLLFPSWGGPMLATFLLFLFFYGYNFLRQVLLPYLDRGQNNFQQLPLVTVNQTLPAVALVTLAAVYLPGLLAAVLQLTRGTKYKRFPDWLDRWLCGRKQLGLLSFLCAALHAVYSMCLTLRRTAGQAAQNAADRQVKAAVGNSLVEQQVWRSDLYLSSGILGFGVLTLLAVTSLPSVGNTLNWREFTFVQSGLGYAALTLSIMHTLFFGWDFAFSPAAYPFYLPPVYLLALVLPCAVLVGRTFLALPCLTSRLTKIRRGWESARHRPPNTQETTEVDPLRACGDI from the exons ATGAACGCGCCCCTGTTGGCCGGGGGTGCCTCCGACGCCTCAGAGCCCCCGCCCCGCCTCCCAGAAGGCCCCGTGATCGGCATCATCGGCTCCGGAGACTTCTCCCGCTCGCTGGCGATCCGGCTGGTGGCCGGGGGTTTCAGGGTGGTGGTGGGCAGCCGCGACCCGAGCCGCGTTCCCAGGGGTCTGTTTCCTGACAGGGCGGAGCTGCGGTCACAGAGGGAGGCGGCGGACAGCGCAGAGAGGGTGGTGTTCGCCGCACTCTACCCAGAACACTACCACACCCTGGTGGGGCTGAGGGAGCAGCTGGCCGGGAAGGTGCTGGTGGACGTCAGCAACGCTGCCGGGCTGAACCGCAGGGAGCAGTCGAACGCCGAGAGGCTGGCGGAGCTCTTCCCGAAGAGCCGCGTGGTGAAGGGGTTCAACGTCGTGTCCGCGTGGGCGCTGCAGACTGGAGCCCATGATGGaagcagacag GTGCTGGTCTGCAGCGACTGCTCTGACTCCAAAGCCGCGGTGCTGCAGCTGGCCCGTCGCCTGGGCTTCAGCCCCGTGGACCTGGGGGGTCTGTGTGCATCTGGAGACATCGAGGAGGCgccgctcctcctcttcccttcctGGGGAGGCCCCATGTTGgccaccttcctcctcttcctcttcttctatgGTTACAACTTCCTGAGGCAGGTACTGCTGCCCTACCTCGATCGAGGACAGAACAACTTCCAGCAGCTCCCGCTGGTGACGGTGAACCAGACGCTGCCGGCTGTTGCCCTGGTTACGCTGGCTGCCGTCTACCTGCCAG gtcTGCTGGCGGCGGTCTTGCAGTTGACCAGAGGAACCAAATATAAGCGTTTTCCTGATTGGCTGGACCGCTGGCTGTGCGGGCGGAAGCAGCTGGGCCTGCTGAGCTTCCTCTGCGCCGCACTGCACGCCGTGTACAGCATGTGTCTGACGCTGCGGAGGACTGCGGGACAGGCGGCGCAGAATGCAGCTGACCGCCAG GTGAAAGCTGCTGTAGGGAACTCcttggtggagcagcaggtgtggaGGTCTGACCTTTACCTGTCCTCTGGAATTCTGGGATTCGGAGTCCTCACTCTGCTGGCCGTCACCTCTCTGCCCTCTGTGGGAAATACCCTCAACTGGAGGGAGTTTACATTTGTCCAG tcaggACTCGGTTATGCTGCTTTGACGCTCTCCATCATGCACACTCTGTTCTTCGGCTGGGACTTCGCCTTCTCACCTGCAGCGTATCCTTTCTACCTGCCGCCGGTCTACCTGCTGGCCCTCGTCCTGCCGTGCGCGGTCCTGGTTGGGCGGACCTTCTTGGCTCTGCCGTGTCTGACGTCAAGACTGACGAAGATCCGCAGGGGCTGGGAGAGCGCCAGACACCGGCCCCCAAACACCCAGGAGACGACTGAGGTGGATCCTCTGAGAGCCTGCGGAGACATCTGA